The proteins below are encoded in one region of Hordeum vulgare subsp. vulgare chromosome 3H, MorexV3_pseudomolecules_assembly, whole genome shotgun sequence:
- the LOC123444440 gene encoding la-related protein 6A-like — translation MDGQAPHPVAVAPKSPPQPPPRLDMEAEDDPVVVPDAADAASSEASKVGAHGVAPLLSTSSLLKMEDDPVVVPDTVEPASSEASEVGAGGVVLLQPPSLSLEAEEDPLIVLGTSETASLEATNVGTGVVVPSPPLEAGDDPLILPGTDASLEASDVLTTGVVLTDELRDKIVKQVEYYFSDENLPTDEFMLKFVMKNKEGLGNVPLGVIASFRKMKKLVQDHSAIEAALRTSSKLVVSSNGKRVRRLHPLPCNELKDVKRRTVVVENLPLDFSLESLQEKFGSVGKIMKITIHDPHAVGESAASKKPDFMLSNKVHAIVEYEAVEAAEKAVATLNDERNWRTGMRVILLAKRSVVGSGKHIQSSKENHGTVSRKNNEGQFSKEVQQSASEKNGGADSGEVASDKENVNCDVNHEEVRQHQRTNASGGRKGRYRSQGHGSSPTIPGSDPANKPISGPRMPDGTRGFTMGRGRSLPLPKA, via the exons ATGGACGGCCAGGCTCCACACCCCGTCGCCGTCGCACCCAAATCCCCGCCGCAGCCACCTCCGCGTCTGGATATGGAGGCGGAGGACGACCCCGTCGTCGTCCCCGACGCCGCCGATGCCGCTTCGTCGGAGGCCTCCAAGGTCGGCGCCCATGGTGTCGCGCCCCTGCTTTCTACTTCGTCCCTTCTTAAGATGGAAGACGACCCGGTTGTCGTCCCCGACACCGTCGAACCCGCTTCTTCAGAGGCCTCCGAGGTTGGCGCCGGTGGTGTAGTGCTCCTGCAGCCGCCGTCGCTGTCTCTTGAGGCGGAGGAGGATCCCCTCATCGTGCTCGGCACTTCCGAGACCGCTTCTCTGGAGGCCACCAATGTTGGCACCGGTGTTGTGGTGCCGTCGCCACCTCTTGAGGCGGGGGACGATCCCCTTATCCTCCCTGGTACCGACGCCTCTTTGGAGGCCTCCGACGTACTCACCACTGGTGTCGTGCTTACGGACGAGCTCCGCGACAAGATCGTTAAGCAG GTGGAGTACTACTTCAGCGATGAGAATCTTCCCACGGATGAGTTTatgttgaaatttgtgatgaagAACAAGGAGGGCCTTGGTAACG TTCCACTTGGAGTTATTGCATCATTTAGAAAAATGAAGAAACTTGTTCAGGACCACTCTGCAATTGAAGCGGCCCTTAGGACATCATCCAAGCTG GTTGTGAGCTCTAACGGGAAAAGGGTCAGAAGGTTACATCCCTTACCATGCAATGAGTTGAAAGACGTGAAG AGAAGGACTGTTGTGGTGGAAAATCTACCCCTGGATTTCTCCCTGGAGAGTTTACAGGAGAAATTTGGATCAGTTGGCAA AATTATGAAGATAAccattcatgatccacatgcagttGGAGAATCTGCAGCATCAAAGAAGCCTGACTTCATGTTGAGTAATAAG GTACATGCCATTGTTGAGTATGAAGCGGTGGAGGCAGCTGAGAAGGCT GTGGCCACCTTAAATGATGAGAGGAACTGGAGAACTGGGATGAGAGTCATACTTCTGGCTAAACGAAGTGTAGTGGGATCAGGAAAGCATATCCAGTCTTCGAAAGAAAATCATGGAACAGTTTCGAGAAAGAACAACGAGGGCCAGTTTTCAAAAGAAGTACAGCAGTCGGCATCGGAAAAAAATGGTGGTGCTGATTCAGGAGAGGTTGCTTCAGATAAGGAGAATGTGAACTGTGATGTTAACCATGAG gaagtgcgcCAACACCAAAGGACAAATGCTAGCGGTGGACGCAAAGGCAGATACAGAAGCCAAG GGCATGGCTCGTCCCCTACTATTCCTGGTTCTGATCCTGCAAACAAGCCTATTTCTGGACCGAGAATGCCGGATGGAACAAGGGGCTTTACAATGGGGCGTGGTAGATCTCTCCCACTTCCGAAAGCCTAG